The proteins below are encoded in one region of Holophagaceae bacterium:
- a CDS encoding NADH-quinone oxidoreductase subunit C encodes MSGSAFLPVLNGQALPLSAIPESGLEDFRQAIIQGVHDGQRLACLCADAELRLFAVLADDAAKQLRIGRTRLAQARYPSITTQCIQAHLFEREMAEQFGIVPEGHPWFKPVRFHPSWADGRDAWGRSSKPAPAVMDFFAVSGEEVHEVAVGPVHAGVIEPGHFRFQCHGETVLHLEIALGFQHRGIEKAMAGGPHPLSLKHAETVSGDATIAHAWAFCRNLEGLAGSQVPTRSEWVRGVALELERMANHVGDLGALAGDVGFLPTSSFCGRIRGDWLNLSAEVCGSRLGRDWLRPGGLRQELEPDLATRLMPRLAKAWADTQDAIALLWGAASVMNRFEAAGHVDESQAREIGLVGVAARACGIGLDVRKDHPFGPYAEHPIAPSLAESGNVHSRAWVRWLELMESHRFLSEALQGLASTPPDAAPPPLGALAPDSLCVSLTEGWRGEVLHLAVTDSIGRFARYKIVDPSFHNWFGLALAMRGEQISDFPLCNKSFNLSYCGHDL; translated from the coding sequence ATGAGCGGATCGGCCTTCCTTCCCGTCCTCAACGGCCAGGCCCTCCCGTTGTCGGCCATCCCGGAATCGGGCCTGGAGGATTTCCGGCAGGCGATCATCCAGGGAGTCCACGACGGCCAACGCCTCGCCTGCCTGTGCGCGGATGCCGAGCTGCGCCTGTTTGCGGTGCTGGCGGATGATGCCGCCAAGCAGCTTCGCATCGGCCGGACCCGCCTGGCCCAGGCGCGCTACCCCTCGATCACGACCCAATGCATCCAGGCCCACCTCTTCGAGCGCGAGATGGCCGAACAGTTCGGCATCGTGCCGGAGGGGCATCCCTGGTTCAAGCCTGTGCGCTTTCACCCGTCCTGGGCGGACGGGCGCGATGCCTGGGGACGCAGCTCCAAGCCGGCGCCTGCGGTGATGGACTTTTTCGCCGTGAGCGGCGAGGAGGTCCACGAAGTGGCGGTGGGGCCAGTCCATGCGGGCGTCATCGAGCCCGGCCACTTCCGCTTCCAGTGCCATGGCGAGACTGTGCTGCACCTTGAGATCGCCTTGGGCTTCCAGCATCGCGGCATCGAAAAGGCGATGGCGGGCGGGCCCCATCCCCTCAGCTTGAAACACGCGGAAACCGTTTCCGGCGACGCAACCATCGCCCATGCCTGGGCCTTTTGCCGGAACCTGGAAGGCCTGGCCGGGAGCCAAGTGCCAACGCGTTCGGAGTGGGTCCGGGGCGTGGCCTTGGAGCTGGAGCGCATGGCGAACCACGTGGGGGATCTCGGCGCCCTGGCCGGGGATGTGGGCTTCCTTCCCACTTCATCCTTCTGCGGGCGCATCCGCGGAGACTGGTTGAATCTGAGCGCCGAGGTCTGCGGGAGCCGGCTGGGGCGGGACTGGCTGAGGCCCGGCGGGCTTCGCCAGGAGCTTGAACCAGACCTCGCCACGCGGTTGATGCCCCGGCTGGCCAAGGCCTGGGCCGACACGCAGGACGCCATCGCGCTCCTGTGGGGAGCCGCCTCGGTCATGAACCGCTTTGAAGCGGCGGGCCATGTGGATGAATCGCAGGCCCGCGAAATCGGCCTGGTGGGCGTCGCGGCGCGGGCCTGCGGCATCGGGCTGGACGTGCGCAAGGACCATCCCTTCGGTCCCTACGCGGAGCATCCCATTGCGCCTTCCCTGGCGGAGAGCGGCAACGTCCACTCCCGCGCCTGGGTCCGCTGGCTCGAGTTGATGGAAAGCCACCGCTTCCTTTCCGAAGCGCTCCAAGGCCTGGCTTCGACGCCGCCAGATGCGGCGCCTCCGCCCCTGGGGGCCCTGGCGCCGGACAGCCTTTGCGTTTCGCTCACCGAAGGCTGGAGGGGGGAAGTCCTACACCTGGCCGTGACGGATTCCATCGGCCGCTTCGCCCGCTACAAGATCGTGGATCCCTCCTTCCACAATTGGTTCGGCTTGGCCCTTGCGATGCGAGGGGAGCAGATTTCCGATTTTCCCCTCTGCAACAAGAGTTTCAACCTGTCCTACTGCGGCCACGATTTGTGA
- the nuoB gene encoding NADH-quinone oxidoreductase subunit NuoB — protein sequence MIHILLSRLRQGHRTLPYPRELPALPERFRGRPIVDASKCANTSNDGAMEDCRLCVEVCPTEAIALREGVPAIDLGKCLFCPECESACPKGAIHYSGDHRLATRSREDLMADNKAEYRLAKKLDAELMRVFGRSLKLRVVSAGGCNGCEVDVNVLGTIAWDLSRFGISYVASPRHADGLLICGPVSQNMEEALRITYDAVPAPKLVIAVGACAISGGPFRSHSEQLGGAASVVPVDLFIPGCPPHPLTILDGLLRLLGKLRKSA from the coding sequence ATGATCCACATCCTGTTGTCCCGCCTGCGCCAGGGCCACCGCACCCTTCCTTATCCCAGGGAACTGCCGGCGTTGCCGGAGCGCTTCCGGGGGCGGCCCATTGTCGATGCGTCCAAATGCGCCAACACGTCGAACGACGGGGCCATGGAGGACTGCCGGCTCTGCGTCGAGGTCTGCCCCACCGAGGCCATCGCGCTCCGCGAAGGGGTTCCCGCCATCGATCTCGGCAAGTGCCTGTTCTGCCCCGAGTGCGAGTCGGCCTGCCCCAAGGGAGCCATCCACTACTCCGGGGACCACCGCTTGGCCACGCGCTCCCGGGAAGATCTCATGGCGGACAACAAGGCGGAGTACCGATTGGCGAAAAAGCTGGACGCTGAGCTGATGCGCGTGTTCGGCCGTTCCTTGAAGCTCCGGGTGGTCAGCGCCGGCGGCTGCAATGGCTGCGAGGTGGACGTGAACGTGCTCGGGACCATCGCGTGGGACCTATCGCGCTTCGGCATCAGCTATGTGGCGTCGCCGCGGCACGCGGACGGCCTGCTCATCTGCGGCCCCGTCAGCCAGAACATGGAGGAGGCCCTCCGGATCACCTACGATGCGGTCCCTGCGCCGAAGCTGGTCATCGCGGTGGGCGCCTGCGCCATCAGTGGCGGCCCCTTCCGTTCGCACTCCGAACAGCTTGGCGGAGCCGCTTCGGTGGTCCCCGTGGATCTCTTCATCCCAGGCTGTCCGCCGCATCCGCTCACGATCCTGGACGGCCTGCTGCGGCTGCTCGGAAAACTGAGGAAAAGCGCCTAG
- a CDS encoding aconitate hydratase, whose product MARIESSPEFVRSVYAKMEANLKVVCQRLNRPLSLAEKIVYGHLDNAAEQEIARGKSYLDLRPDRVAMQDATAQMALLQFMSSGLPQAAVPSTVHCDHLIQAELGSDTDLAKANNDNKEVYDFLASVCNKFGLGFWKPGSGIIHQVVLENYAFPGGMMIGTDSHTPNAGGLGMVAIGVGGADAVDVMAGLSWELKAPKLIGVKLTGKLNGWTSPKDVILKLAGILTVKGGTGAIVEYFGPGVDSISCTGMGTICNMGAEIGATTSLFPFNHSMSRYLRATSRVAIAELAEGFAENLRADEGAEYDQLVEIDLDTLEPHINGPFTPDLAWPLSKFAGAVREKGYPEELKVGLIGSCTNSSYEDMERAASVAKQALDHGLKAKSEFTISPGSEQIRATIQRDGQMATFTAVGGVVMANACGPCIGQWKRHDIQKGDKNSIITSFNRNFVARNDSNPETHAFVASPEIVTALAIAGRLTFNPMTDELKGADGTAFKLNAPSGDQLPRRAFDPGANTYQAPAADGSKVSVVVAPASDRLQLLAPFKAWEGADLLDLQLLIKAKGKCTTDHISMAGPWLKFRGHLDNISNNLLIGAINFTNGLANTVKNQLTGEYGAVPATARAYKAAGQGWMVVGDENYGEGSSREHAAMEPRFLGGRAILVKSFARIHETNLKKQGMLPLTFATPSDYDKIQEDDRLSILGLTTFTPGVPLTLVAKHKDGSEDKITLNHTFNQGQIEWFKAGSALNLMGQKTKQ is encoded by the coding sequence ATGGCCCGCATCGAATCCAGCCCCGAATTCGTCCGTTCCGTCTACGCGAAGATGGAAGCCAACCTGAAGGTGGTGTGCCAGCGCCTGAACCGGCCCCTTTCCCTGGCTGAAAAGATCGTCTACGGCCATCTGGACAACGCCGCGGAGCAGGAGATCGCGCGGGGCAAGTCCTATCTGGATCTTCGTCCCGACCGCGTGGCCATGCAGGATGCCACGGCCCAGATGGCGCTGCTCCAGTTCATGAGCTCGGGCCTGCCCCAGGCCGCGGTTCCCTCCACCGTCCACTGCGACCACTTGATCCAGGCGGAACTGGGCAGCGACACCGACCTGGCCAAAGCCAACAACGACAACAAGGAGGTCTACGACTTCCTGGCGAGCGTCTGCAACAAGTTCGGCCTGGGATTCTGGAAACCCGGCAGCGGCATCATCCACCAGGTGGTGCTGGAGAACTACGCTTTCCCGGGCGGCATGATGATCGGCACCGATTCCCACACGCCCAATGCCGGCGGCCTGGGCATGGTCGCCATCGGCGTCGGCGGCGCGGACGCCGTGGATGTGATGGCGGGCCTTTCCTGGGAACTCAAGGCGCCAAAACTGATCGGCGTGAAGCTGACCGGCAAGCTGAATGGCTGGACCTCTCCGAAGGATGTGATCCTGAAGCTTGCCGGCATCCTCACCGTCAAGGGCGGCACCGGCGCCATCGTCGAGTATTTCGGTCCCGGCGTGGATTCCATCTCCTGCACGGGCATGGGCACCATCTGCAACATGGGCGCGGAGATTGGCGCCACGACCAGCCTGTTCCCCTTCAACCACAGCATGTCCAGGTACCTCCGGGCCACCAGCCGCGTGGCCATCGCCGAACTGGCCGAAGGCTTCGCAGAAAACCTGAGGGCCGACGAAGGTGCTGAATACGACCAGCTCGTCGAGATCGACCTGGACACCCTGGAGCCCCACATCAACGGCCCCTTCACGCCGGATCTCGCCTGGCCGCTTTCCAAATTCGCCGGCGCGGTGCGCGAAAAAGGCTATCCCGAAGAGCTGAAAGTCGGGCTCATCGGCTCCTGCACCAACTCCAGCTATGAGGACATGGAGCGGGCCGCCAGCGTGGCGAAGCAGGCCCTGGACCACGGCCTCAAGGCCAAAAGCGAATTCACCATTTCCCCGGGTTCCGAGCAGATCCGCGCCACCATCCAGCGCGATGGCCAGATGGCCACCTTCACGGCCGTCGGCGGCGTGGTGATGGCAAACGCCTGCGGCCCCTGCATCGGCCAGTGGAAGCGCCACGATATTCAAAAGGGCGACAAGAATTCCATCATCACGAGCTTCAACCGCAACTTCGTCGCCCGCAATGACAGCAACCCCGAAACCCACGCCTTCGTCGCATCGCCGGAGATCGTCACGGCCTTGGCCATCGCGGGCCGCCTGACCTTCAATCCCATGACCGACGAGCTCAAGGGCGCTGATGGGACCGCATTTAAGTTGAATGCGCCCTCAGGCGACCAACTCCCGCGCCGAGCCTTCGATCCCGGCGCGAATACCTACCAGGCCCCCGCCGCTGATGGTTCCAAGGTCTCCGTGGTGGTAGCCCCCGCCAGCGACCGCCTGCAATTGCTGGCGCCCTTCAAGGCTTGGGAAGGCGCGGATCTGCTGGATCTGCAGCTGCTCATCAAGGCCAAGGGCAAGTGCACGACGGATCACATTTCCATGGCTGGCCCCTGGCTGAAATTCCGCGGCCATCTCGACAACATCTCCAACAACCTGCTCATCGGCGCCATCAATTTCACCAATGGGCTCGCCAACACGGTGAAGAACCAGCTCACGGGCGAGTACGGCGCCGTGCCGGCCACGGCCCGGGCCTACAAGGCCGCAGGCCAAGGCTGGATGGTGGTGGGCGACGAGAACTACGGCGAGGGATCGAGCCGTGAGCACGCCGCCATGGAGCCCCGGTTCCTGGGTGGCCGCGCCATTCTAGTGAAGAGCTTCGCCCGCATCCACGAAACGAATCTCAAGAAGCAGGGCATGTTGCCCCTCACCTTCGCCACGCCAAGCGATTACGACAAGATCCAGGAAGACGACCGGCTCAGCATCCTGGGCCTTACCACCTTCACGCCCGGCGTGCCGCTCACCTTGGTCGCCAAGCACAAAGATGGGTCGGAAGATAAAATCACGCTCAACCACACCTTCAACCAGGGCCAGATCGAGTGGTTCAAGGCCGGGTCCGCGCTAAATCTGATGGGGCAGAAGACCAAGCAGTAG
- a CDS encoding DUF4386 domain-containing protein: MPSLQKSARTAGWLYLVLVILGLVNLIYIPSKLIVRGNAAATAQKILESEPLFRFSIASGVVSLVVFLFLALALYRLFKEIDQPLAMLMVILVLVQIPIGFVDEVNQLAVLVLLRGADFLSVFDQPHREALAMLFLKLSGQMTIVTEIFWGLWLFPLGWLVFRSGFLPRFLGVWLIINGVAYVATSFVGMLSPQHMEFVSKITFPALLGELAFMLWLVLRGARPKQPAEPSLA; the protein is encoded by the coding sequence ATGCCTTCACTCCAGAAGAGCGCAAGAACCGCAGGATGGCTGTATCTGGTGCTTGTGATCCTCGGTCTGGTGAATTTGATCTACATTCCCAGCAAGCTGATCGTACGGGGAAACGCCGCGGCGACGGCCCAGAAGATCCTGGAATCCGAGCCGCTCTTCCGGTTCAGCATCGCGAGCGGGGTCGTTTCCCTGGTGGTTTTCCTCTTCCTCGCCCTGGCTCTCTACCGCCTGTTCAAGGAGATCGACCAGCCGCTCGCGATGCTCATGGTGATCCTGGTGCTGGTCCAGATCCCCATCGGTTTCGTGGACGAAGTGAACCAGCTCGCAGTCCTTGTGCTGTTGCGCGGCGCGGATTTCCTGTCGGTGTTCGACCAGCCGCATCGGGAAGCCCTGGCGATGCTGTTCCTCAAGCTGAGCGGCCAGATGACGATCGTCACCGAGATCTTTTGGGGGCTCTGGCTTTTCCCCCTCGGATGGCTGGTCTTCCGTTCGGGATTTCTTCCCCGCTTCCTGGGCGTATGGCTGATCATCAATGGCGTCGCCTACGTTGCCACGAGCTTCGTCGGGATGCTTAGCCCGCAGCACATGGAGTTCGTCTCCAAGATCACCTTCCCTGCCCTCCTCGGGGAGCTCGCCTTCATGCTCTGGCTGGTGCTCCGAGGGGCCAGGCCGAAGCAACCGGCCGAACCCTCCTTGGCCTGA
- a CDS encoding tetratricopeptide repeat protein, producing the protein MNPISHPSDPAPGKAARFLAPALILGAICLAYLNAFPGAFQFDDFNVIVDNGRVHSLAAWAGDLRGIRPLLKLTYTLNWMAGPGPWGFHLVNLAIHGANGLLACTVLKRFAPGNPGAGWIALAATLLFALHPAQTEAVTYICGRSTSLMALFYLASLVAFIQGKEQGSRAWNLLSVLFFLLACLAKETALTLPFALLLWERAAGPWRGLKPALRTTSLHWLLFGALGLGVTLHPAQRMLLAAGFATRSIPINLLNQVQAQGYLLGTWCWPAHLNIDPFLPERAQLAWGIAGQAALLVGLLGMGIFSLRSRPWLGFGLLWFFLHLVPTNSFIPRFDLVNERQLYLPSLGLAFALATAAREGIRRFNVDARFATSCFLLLALCLGVRTAVRNRDYQSEITLWRSSLRVSPQNPRAHNNLGYAHLVQGEAAEARKAFEAALALNPDYALARANLDSLTR; encoded by the coding sequence GTGAACCCGATCTCCCACCCGTCGGACCCGGCCCCGGGGAAAGCCGCGCGGTTCCTCGCTCCCGCCTTGATCCTCGGAGCGATCTGCCTGGCCTACCTGAATGCCTTTCCGGGCGCTTTCCAGTTCGATGATTTCAACGTCATCGTGGACAACGGCCGGGTGCACAGCCTGGCCGCCTGGGCCGGGGATCTCCGCGGCATCCGCCCGCTGTTGAAGCTCACCTACACGCTGAACTGGATGGCGGGGCCTGGACCCTGGGGCTTCCATCTGGTGAACCTGGCCATCCATGGCGCCAACGGACTGCTGGCTTGCACGGTGCTGAAGCGGTTCGCGCCGGGCAATCCCGGCGCTGGATGGATCGCCCTCGCCGCGACCCTGCTCTTCGCCTTGCATCCTGCCCAGACCGAGGCCGTCACCTACATCTGCGGGCGCTCCACCTCGCTGATGGCGCTGTTCTACCTCGCGAGCCTGGTGGCCTTCATCCAAGGCAAGGAACAAGGCTCAAGGGCGTGGAATCTCTTGTCCGTGCTGTTCTTCCTGCTGGCCTGCCTCGCAAAGGAGACCGCGCTCACCCTGCCCTTCGCCCTGCTCCTTTGGGAGCGCGCCGCTGGGCCCTGGAGGGGCCTGAAACCGGCCCTCCGCACGACTTCGCTGCATTGGCTCCTATTCGGGGCGCTCGGCCTCGGCGTCACGCTCCATCCCGCGCAACGGATGCTGCTCGCTGCCGGTTTCGCCACCCGCAGCATCCCCATTAACCTGCTGAACCAGGTCCAGGCCCAGGGCTATCTTCTCGGAACCTGGTGCTGGCCGGCTCACTTGAACATCGATCCCTTTCTGCCCGAGCGCGCGCAATTGGCCTGGGGGATCGCAGGCCAGGCCGCCTTGCTCGTGGGCCTGCTCGGGATGGGGATTTTTTCGCTTCGCTCCAGGCCCTGGCTGGGATTCGGATTGTTGTGGTTCTTCCTGCACCTGGTCCCCACCAACTCATTCATCCCCCGTTTCGATCTGGTGAACGAGCGGCAGCTCTATCTGCCGAGCCTGGGCCTCGCCTTCGCCCTCGCCACCGCTGCCCGGGAAGGAATCCGCAGGTTCAATGTGGATGCGAGGTTCGCCACATCCTGTTTCCTGTTGCTGGCCTTGTGCCTTGGTGTCCGCACCGCCGTCCGGAACCGCGATTACCAGAGCGAAATCACCCTCTGGCGTAGCAGCCTCCGTGTATCGCCGCAGAACCCCCGGGCCCACAACAACCTGGGTTACGCCCATCTGGTCCAAGGCGAGGCCGCGGAGGCCCGGAAGGCCTTTGAAGCCGCGCTGGCGCTGAATCCAGACTATGCCCTGGCCAGGGCCAACCTCGATTCGCTCACCCGTTAG
- a CDS encoding PLP-dependent aminotransferase family protein: MAQWDLAIQLDREREETLYLQIASAIQDGIRKGRFRPGDALPGTRALAELLGVNRNTALTAYRELSAEGWVVSEPDRGTFVAANPPVDLEQTSTIAAVDSGSWTSPTPMTEPFFQPPAIDRDGFQLLPDLSDVRLAPTGSIHRAYGRVLRLQQQRALQPSWDPRGHLQLRTSLCQMLRDLRGINLEPGNLVLTRGLMGTLHLASKGLFASGDAVIVESPGAFRLVESFRSAGARLMSVPVDSGGMDLDALEDLLKRETVRLICVSASPQYPTHAVMGPENRRRLLGLARAHGARILELDLSLGFHTENAPAPALASEDTEGLVFYAATLDQILAPGLQVGFIAGPSPEIKTMAKYRQLIDWPGNQLHEAALEELFRDGEIQRHLRRIRRMTDERRETMVDRLLLHLHPFVRVEDPREGLSLWVNVREPHLLDAWADRCATKGVVFYTGQLYEFHHQPLPFICMGFAAHDLEEQNQACERMAEALKEVRARKP, translated from the coding sequence ATGGCGCAATGGGACTTGGCCATCCAGTTGGACCGGGAACGGGAGGAAACCCTCTACCTCCAGATTGCCTCCGCGATCCAGGACGGTATCCGGAAAGGCCGGTTCCGCCCAGGCGATGCCCTTCCTGGGACGCGGGCGCTGGCGGAATTACTGGGTGTGAACCGCAATACCGCCCTTACCGCCTACCGCGAATTGTCAGCGGAGGGCTGGGTGGTCAGCGAACCGGACCGCGGCACCTTCGTAGCGGCCAACCCGCCCGTGGATCTGGAGCAGACTTCCACCATCGCCGCCGTGGACTCGGGCTCCTGGACCAGCCCCACCCCCATGACCGAACCCTTCTTCCAGCCTCCGGCCATCGACCGCGATGGCTTCCAGCTCCTGCCGGATCTCTCGGATGTGCGGCTGGCTCCCACCGGCAGCATCCATAGGGCCTATGGCCGGGTGCTGCGCCTCCAACAGCAGCGCGCCCTGCAGCCGAGCTGGGACCCGCGGGGCCACCTGCAACTGCGCACCTCGCTCTGCCAGATGCTGCGCGACCTGCGCGGAATCAACCTGGAGCCGGGAAATCTGGTGCTCACCCGGGGGCTCATGGGCACCCTGCACCTGGCCTCGAAAGGCCTCTTCGCTTCGGGGGACGCGGTGATCGTGGAATCGCCCGGAGCCTTCCGGCTGGTGGAATCCTTCCGCTCCGCCGGCGCCCGCCTGATGTCTGTGCCAGTGGATTCGGGCGGCATGGACCTGGATGCGTTGGAGGATTTGCTCAAGCGCGAAACCGTGCGGCTCATCTGCGTGAGCGCCAGCCCCCAATATCCGACCCATGCCGTCATGGGCCCCGAGAACCGGCGGCGGCTCCTGGGGCTCGCCAGGGCCCATGGAGCCCGGATCCTGGAACTGGATCTCAGCCTCGGTTTTCACACGGAAAACGCGCCAGCTCCGGCGCTCGCGAGCGAGGACACCGAAGGCCTGGTCTTCTATGCGGCCACCCTGGACCAGATCCTCGCGCCGGGCCTGCAGGTGGGTTTCATCGCGGGACCGAGCCCTGAAATCAAGACCATGGCCAAGTACCGCCAGCTCATCGACTGGCCCGGCAACCAGCTCCACGAAGCCGCACTGGAAGAACTGTTCAGGGACGGGGAGATCCAGCGGCACCTGCGCCGGATCCGCCGGATGACCGACGAGCGCCGCGAAACCATGGTGGACCGCCTGCTGCTCCATTTGCATCCCTTCGTCCGCGTCGAGGACCCCCGCGAGGGCCTCTCGCTCTGGGTGAACGTGCGGGAGCCGCACCTGCTGGACGCCTGGGCGGACCGCTGCGCCACCAAGGGTGTCGTCTTCTACACAGGCCAGCTATACGAGTTCCATCACCAGCCCCTGCCCTTCATCTGCATGGGCTTCGCCGCCCACGACCTGGAAGAGCAGAACCAGGCCTGCGAGCGCATGGCCGAGGCCCTCAAGGAAGTCCGGGCGAGAAAGCCGTGA
- a CDS encoding Rieske (2Fe-2S) protein produces the protein MSKQEAEIPLDRRTFCAGAVAATALACGGGGGGAGSTPPPPPGGGTQKTTTDTKAVFLTQPTGTVRDYRSLGNFWLARDAGGIYAMTAICTHMGCTVNGWNGNVFPCPCHGSQYDLNGAVVQGPAPLPLNHFEVTTDANGFLVVDTGKVVGAQVRLT, from the coding sequence ATGAGCAAGCAAGAAGCTGAAATTCCGTTGGATCGCCGCACCTTTTGCGCTGGTGCTGTGGCCGCCACGGCCTTGGCCTGCGGAGGAGGAGGCGGCGGCGCAGGGAGCACGCCCCCCCCGCCCCCCGGTGGAGGAACCCAGAAGACCACCACGGACACGAAGGCGGTCTTCCTGACTCAACCGACGGGAACCGTACGCGACTACCGGAGCCTCGGGAATTTCTGGCTGGCCAGGGATGCGGGCGGCATCTATGCCATGACCGCCATCTGCACCCACATGGGGTGCACGGTGAACGGGTGGAATGGCAACGTCTTCCCCTGCCCCTGCCATGGCAGCCAATACGACCTCAACGGAGCCGTGGTCCAGGGGCCTGCCCCCTTGCCGCTCAACCACTTTGAGGTCACGACGGATGCCAATGGATTCCTCGTCGTGGACACGGGGAAAGTGGTGGGCGCCCAGGTCCGGCTCACCTAA
- a CDS encoding zinc-dependent metalloprotease → MGHVATLMDYCRFNYVAQPEDKIDPKLLIPKIGPYDMYAVQWGYTPIPGAKTPDDETPTLDTWARRQDSEPWLRFSTPGAFGSDPGENTEAVGDADAVAATALGTKNLQRVAGMLMKACDKPGEDNGTLSHLYTATWGQWTRELNHVAAIVGGYDAQTKHGGQSGAVFTPVSKTRQQLAVKYLNGAILQTPDWLLKPEILSRLEPNSGSARLLAAQKSVLRNLLDRSRLGRLQEQESALGDKAYRLGELLADIRSGAFTELSSPAPKIDGHRRDLQRAYLELLNERLNQPAPAPLSFPGLAIPAPNALDDQRGAIRAELKSLQSQLSAKLPSAKGASRAHLEDLKDQIARILDPKFAAPGPASAAAAGRARATEEEGCWPEIGEAFDH, encoded by the coding sequence ATGGGGCATGTGGCGACCCTCATGGACTACTGCCGGTTCAACTACGTCGCACAGCCCGAAGACAAGATCGATCCCAAGCTGCTGATCCCGAAGATCGGCCCCTATGATATGTATGCGGTCCAGTGGGGCTACACGCCCATTCCCGGCGCCAAGACTCCCGATGATGAAACGCCCACGCTGGACACCTGGGCGCGCAGGCAGGACAGCGAGCCGTGGCTGCGCTTCTCGACCCCCGGCGCTTTCGGATCCGACCCAGGCGAGAACACCGAGGCGGTGGGCGATGCGGATGCCGTGGCCGCCACGGCGCTCGGAACGAAAAACCTCCAGCGGGTCGCAGGCATGCTGATGAAGGCTTGCGACAAACCCGGCGAGGACAATGGGACCCTCAGCCATCTCTACACCGCCACCTGGGGCCAGTGGACCCGCGAGCTGAACCATGTGGCGGCCATCGTGGGCGGCTACGACGCCCAGACCAAGCACGGCGGGCAATCGGGCGCGGTCTTCACACCGGTTTCCAAAACCCGCCAGCAACTGGCGGTGAAATACTTGAACGGCGCCATCCTCCAGACGCCCGACTGGTTGCTCAAGCCCGAAATCCTGAGCCGCCTTGAACCCAACAGCGGTTCCGCGCGGCTCCTGGCCGCGCAGAAAAGCGTGTTGCGGAACCTGCTGGACCGCAGCCGGCTGGGCCGGCTTCAGGAGCAGGAATCCGCGCTGGGGGACAAGGCCTACAGGCTTGGCGAACTGCTGGCCGATATCCGCAGCGGCGCGTTCACGGAGCTGTCTTCCCCCGCGCCCAAGATCGATGGGCATCGCCGGGATCTGCAGCGGGCCTACCTCGAGCTGCTGAACGAACGCCTGAACCAGCCGGCGCCTGCGCCCCTTAGTTTCCCCGGCCTCGCCATCCCGGCTCCCAATGCCCTGGACGACCAGCGCGGAGCTATCCGCGCGGAGCTGAAGTCGCTGCAGTCGCAGCTTTCAGCCAAGCTGCCTTCGGCCAAGGGCGCATCAAGGGCGCATCTTGAAGACCTGAAAGACCAGATCGCCAGGATCCTCGATCCCAAATTTGCTGCCCCCGGCCCGGCCAGCGCGGCCGCCGCCGGCCGAGCGCGCGCCACCGAGGAGGAAGGCTGCTGGCCGGAAATTGGCGAGGCCTTCGACCACTGA